Genomic DNA from Aphanothece sacrum FPU1:
CAACCATCGCACCCGATCAAGTGTTGCTATTATCGGAAAGAGGCTCGGTTTGTTTGAGCGATCGCTTTTTATATCTGGTTGCTTCTTTGGTGGACGGCGATCGCACTACGGATGAAATTATTGACAAAATTCAATGGCAACTACTACCCACGATTCAAGATAGTGCAACCTTGTTTCAAGAAGTTTTAAATATTAGTCTTAAAATTCAAGCGGCCTTATTTCAACTAGAAAGAGAAGGTTATATTGTCGAGAATGAGGATATTTTACCAGACAATTTACTCATTTTTTGTGAACATCTGAATATTCAACCCAAACTTGCCAATGACAGATTAAACACTACAAAAATTGCAATAAAATCTTTTAATTGCTCAGGACAAGAACAATTAATTAATAATTTAAAATCCCTAAACATTCAATTAGTTAAGGAAACCGATTCTCCCGATTTAATCATCGTTTTGATAGATGATTATCTTAACCCCAACTTAAAAGAATTTAATCAACAAACCATACAATCTCAAACCTCTTGGCTATTAGTAAAACCTGTAGGTACAATTTTCTGGATGGGGCCGTTTTTTAAGGCTCACGAAACCGCCTGTTGGCAATGTTTAGCCCATCGTTTGCAAGATAATCGGCCAATGGCTAGTTTTATTCAAAGACAGAATCAAGATTTATTTGCTCCTATTTCCCCGCAAAATATTCTACCTTCTAGCCTACAAACTGCTTTAGGAATGGTGGCAACGGAAGTTTTTAAATGGATTATTCAGGGAAAAAATAGCAGATTAAATCAGACTTTAATGACCTATGATACTTTAACTTTCCAAAGTCAAGAACACTTTGTTATTAAACGTCCCCAATGTCCCAGTTGTGGACAAATAAGCTATGAGTTAAGGCAAAGACCTTTACCAGTAGTATTAGGTCATCGTCCGAAAACCTTTACTACCGATGGCGGTCATCGCACTTGTTCCCCTCAAGAAACTCTTAGGAAATATCAACATCTCATTAGTCCCATAACAGGTGTAGTTCGAGAATTAACTAAAATTAGGTTAAATCCATTAAATCATACTTACATTGCCAAGCATCATTTTGTTACCGTTTTTGATGATTTAGAGAATCTGCGTAAAAATTTGGGAGGGAGAAGTTCAGGTAAAGGAAGAACTGATATTCAGGCAAAAGCTAGTGGTTTTTGTGAAGCGATTGAACGTTATTCTGGTGTATTTCAAGGAAACGAAATCAGGATAAAAAATAGTTATGAAAAAATGGGCGATCGCGCAATTGATCCTAATCATTGTATGAATTTTAGTCAACAACAATATGACAGCAGAATAGAATGGAATACTAACTGTCATGGTTGGTTTCAAAAAGTACCTGAACCCTTTGATCAAGAGCGAGAAATTGACTGGACACCTGTTTGGTCGTTAACCGCAGGAGATTTCAAATATTTACCCACCTCTTATTGTTATTATGGCTATCCTCAAGGGAATTATTTAGATTGTTGGGCAGACTCTAACGGTTGTGCTGCAGGAAATACTATTGAAGAAGCAATCCTACAAGGATTTATGGAATTAGTAGAGCGGGATAGTGTGGCTTTATGGTGGTATAATCGTCTATCTAAACCCCAAGTTAATCTAGATAGTTTTGACGATGCCTATGTTCAAAATTTGAGAGAATATTATCAAAAATTGGGTAGAGAATTGTGGGTATTAGATATAACCACCGATCTAAATATTCCTAGTTTTGCTGCTATTTCTGCAAAAAAAGATAACTCTGTAGAGGATATTATCTTAGGCTACGGTACACATTTTGATGTCAATATTGCCCTCAGTCGCGCTTTAACGGAACTTAATCAAATTCTGCCCAGTGTTTTAGCTGCTAACCCCGACGGAACAACAAATTATCCCCAATATGTTGATCCTTTAGCCCTTACTTGGTGGAAAGAAGCAAAATTAAGCGAACATTTCTATTTAATGCCTAACTCCCATCTAAAAGCCAAAAACTATACAGATTATGCCCAATTTTTCAGTAATGATCTTTTAGATGACGTAAAACTTTGTCAAAAAATTGTCGAGGAGAAAAAGATGGAAATGCTAGTATTAGATCAAACTCGTCCAGACATCGGTTTAAGGGTAGCAAAAGTTATCGTGCCAGGAATGCGACATTTATGGAAACGTTTAGGGTCGGGGCGATTGTATGATGTACCAAAAACAATGGGATGGTTGTCCGAGTCTTTAACGGAAAATCAACTCAATCCTTTCGCGATGTGGATGTAAATCAAATTATTGGATCTTTAATTTATGATCAATGGATACAAGATTATTGATGCCGATGCCCATGTGATCGAACCAACCGATATGTGGGTGAAATATCTTGAGCCTGAGTTTCGAGAGTTTGCGCCTTCTGCCGACATGAAAATCAAAGGAGAACTCATTAGTCAAAAAATCTCCCAACAAGTCCAAGAAGAAGGCAATCGACTGATGAGGGAAGCCCATCCCCATGCTTACTTCAACCGATATAATCCTGAATCCCATGTTCAATCCATGGCACAAATGGGCATCGATATTGCCTTTATTTATCCTAATTATGGACTCTGGCTATTTGCCATTGATTCTCTTCGAGCAGAAGTAATTGGGGCTTTTACTCGTGCCTATAACACATGGTTATATGAAGAATTTTGCAGTTACGATCCTCATAGGTTAAGGGGAGTCGGTGCAATAAATCTTCATGATCCTGAAGACATGATTAAAGAGTTACATCGCATTGCCAATTTCGGTTGGACAGCCGTTTTTTTGCGTCCCAACCCTGTTAAAGGCAGAATTTTGAGCGATCCTGCCTACGAACCTTTTTGGACGGAATGTGAAGCCTTAGATATAGGGGTGGGCCTTCATGAAGGACACTGGAGTCGTTTACCCACTACAGGAGCAGATCGATTTCATACTCGTTTTGCGCTCCATGCTTGTTCTCACCCGATGGAACAGATGATGGCACTCTTAGCATTAATTGAAGGCGGAGTCTTAGAGGGTCATCCTCGGTTAAAAGTTGGTTTTCTAGAGTCGGGTTGCGGTTGGTTGCCATACTGGTTATGGCGACTTGATGAAGAGTATAAAACTTTACAGTGGGAAGTCGATAATAATGTAAAATTAATACCGTCTGAGTATTTTCGTCGCCAATGTTATATTGCGATTGAACCCTCTGAACCTTATCTATCTCAGGTGATAGATTATATTGGCAGTGACAATCTCATCTTTGGCTCGGATTATCCGCATATGGATCATAAGCCCGATATTGTCAGTCAAGTGGTTAAGCTTGAGAAAGATTTATCGAAAGAAACGGTGCAAAAAATACTTTGGCAGAATCCTGCCCGCTTTTATAGGGTAGTTTAAAACTCTTACCCCTTAATTAATAGGAGCTAGAAAATGACAAGTTTGTTCACACGCGATCTTCTTAATAGTTTTAAGTCCAATTTAAACCATAATGTCGTTTCAGCGTACAATATTTCTCCAATTGATAGTTATCATAACTGTGATGAATATTGGTTTCAACTACTCATACTTGAGAAAGATTATCCTAACTCAGAAAATTTTAAGGCTAAATTAGTATATGGAAAGAAAAAATATTTAGATCAAGAATATGGAACTGGATTGATTTTACCTACAAATGGGGTAGAAATTGATGCTGATTTTGTGTCTAAATCGGACATAGAATATTCCACTGTGCGTTTTTTACTACAATGTCGTAAGCTATCTCAGCTTTTTACTTATACGTGGCCTTAACCCAAATGAAATAGAAAAAGAAATGAAACTTAAAATAGAACTGACCAGAATAATATTAGATACATATAATATTATTCCTGATAGCTATATACTTTCAGAGAAAGTTCCAGATCTTCGACTAAAGCAAATGCTCTTGGAAATTGAAAAGAAGAACCCCCAATTGCTTGATTTCTTGATCAAGCCTGAATCCGTAAGTTATGCTTCAATACCTTTAGCCCTTTTGTTATGTGGGCAAGCATATTACTACGAAGAAAATGGCGAATTGACAAGGATTTGTGACCCCATTTTAAGCACTTATGAGTTGATTTGGGAGTATGCAGTCAGGTTATCTTGGGATACATTTTATGCTACTAGAATAGATATTTCCCAAGCAGGACTATCACCAAAACCTCCTTATACCAAAGTCACTATGGGTTATCCTCCGAAACCGAATGAGTTTAGTCTTAAAGAGGAACACATCAAAGAGTGGGTCACTGCAAAAGAACATTATGAATGTGGTGGTTACCCATTTTATCCTGAGAAAGATAGTGAGAACTGGAAGAATAAGCAATTAGATCACGTCGTCGCACCCTATCCTTATATACCTCTTAGTTGTTTGTAGTTTATTGAATTTCAATGGATAAAGTAAGCCATAAATTAGCAAAGTGCTAAACCTCACTAATTAGCTCATTTTATGGCTTATTTATTAGGATGGTATTATGTTAACAAACTATCAGATTATCGAAAAAATCTATGAAAGTGCTAACTCATTAGTTTATCGAGCCACACTAAAGCCAGATAATCAATTTATTATTCTTAAAATTCTCAAAGAAAACTATCCTACTGCTTCAGAACTCACACGCTATAAACAAGAATATGAAATTACTCGTTCTTTGAATGCAGATAGTATTGTTAAAGCCTATAACTTACAGCGATATGAGAATAGTTTAGCAATAATTTTAGAAGACTTTGGCGGTCAATCTTTAAAATTATTACTATCCCAGAGTCAATTAAGCTTAGAAAACTTTCTCACTATTGCGATTAAAACAACTGAGAGTTTAGAAGCAATTCACACTGCTAACATCATCCACAAAGACATTAACCCTTCTAATATTGTTTATAACCCCCAAACGGAACAACTCAAAATCATTGATTTTGGCATTGCCACCCGTTTATATCAGGAATTTCCGACGGTTTGCTCCCCTAATCAACTAGAAGGAACTTTAGCTTATATTGCGCCAGAACAAACAGGTAGAATGAACAGAGGGATAGATTATCGCAGTGATTTTTATTCTCTTGGCGTTACTTTCTATGAACTTTTAAGCAACAAACTTCCTTTTGAAACGACTGACCTAATGGAGTTAGTTCATTGTCATATCGCACAACAACCCTTACCCATTCATGAACTAATTCCTGATATTCCCTTAGCTGTATCTAATATCGTCAGAAAATTGTTGGCTAAAACCCCAGAGGAAAGATATCAAAGTGCTTGGGGAATTAAAGCTGATTTAGAAACCTGTCTTAATCAATTAAAGACTCTAGGGCAAATTTCTCAGTTTCCTTTAGGAAGTCAGGATATTGCCCAGAAGTTTCATATTCCTCAAAAACTGTATGGTCGAGAACAGGAAGTTACTCAACTTTTAACGACTTTTGAGAAAGTTAGCCAAGGGACAACTGGAATGATTCTCATTTCTGGTTATTCAGGTATTGGTAAATCTGCTTTAGTCAATGAAATTTACAAACCCATCACAGAAAAACGAGGGTACTTTATTAGGGGTAAATTTGATCAATTGAAGCGAGATATTCCTTATTTTGCTATTTATCAGGCTTTTCAATACTTAATTAATAAACTCCTAAGCGAATCGGAAATAACGCTACAAACTTGGAGAAAGAAAATTTTAGAAGCTTTAGATAATAATGGTCAAATTATTATCGATGTAATTCCCGAAGTCGGAAAAATTATCGGACAACAGTCACCAGTTGAACAGCTAGGCGGAACTGAAAGTCAAAATCGATTTAATTTATTTTTTAAACGATTTCTAGGTGTTTTTTGCAAAAAAGAACATCCTTTAGTTATCTTTCTTGATGATTTACAATGGGCAGATTTATCGTCTCTGAATTTAATTGAGCAATTAATGTCAAATCCCGACAACCAATATTTTCTAATGATAGGGGCATATCGAAATAATGAAGTTAGTCCAACTCATCCTCTAATGCACACTTTAGAGAAAATTAATCAAGCACAAGTTCTAATAAATGAGGTTAACCTTTATCCTTTAAAAATTCAGGATATTAATCAATTAATCGCCGATACCCTAAGTTGTTCAACGGAAGTCTCAAAACCTTTAGCTGAGTTGATTGCTGCAAAAACTGGCGGCAATCCTTTTTTCCTAACTCAATTTCTTTATTTTTTATACCAAGAAAATTTATTAGTATTTGATCACTATCAATCTTTTCTTAATTCAGAATACAATCAGCCGGGTTATTGGCGATGGAATATAAAACAAATCAAAAGTGTATCCATTACTGATAATGTAGTTGAATTGATGGTCAGCAAAATTGAAAAATTAGATCTAAAAACTCAACAAATTCTTAAATTAGCAGCCTGTATTGGCAACCATTTTGATTTAGAAATTCTTTCTATCGTCAATGATAAATCTCAAATAGTAACCGCTAGAGATCTACAGCATAGCATAAATGAAGGTTTAATAATTCCTCTAAATAATAATTATAAAGTTCCTCTGCTTTGGGATTTAGTGGATACATCACATAATTCTCAAGTATCTTCTAAGTTAGATTCTACTTACATTCCCTACAAATTTTTACATGATCGAATACAACAAGCTGCTTATTCCCTAATTCCAGAAAAAGAAAAAAAGCAAGTTCATCTACAAATAGGTCGTTTATTCCTGAAAAATATTAAAGAGAATGAGTTACAAAACAACATTTTTGATATTGTCAATCATCTTAATAAAGGGTCTGCCTTAATCAGTGAGCAAATAGAAAAAGATGAGTTAGCTAAATTAAATCTTCAAGCAGGGAAAAAAGCCAAAACTTCAACCGCTTATGAATCAGCTTTAATATATTTTGAGACTGGTTCAGGATTATTAACAGAAAATAGCTGGGATTATCAATATAAATTGACATTAGAACTTCAGGTAGAAACCTTAGAAGTTCTATACTTAAATATCAAGTGGGAGCGAATTGAAGAACTATCTGCAATTATTTTGCAAAAGGCGAACAATATTCTCGATCAAGTTAAGGTATATGAGTTAGCAATCTTGTCTTATTATGCTCTATTTCAACCAGAGAAAGCCATTGATACTGCTGTTAAAGCATTAGAAAAACTTGGGATAAAAATCCCCAAAAAACTTGTTAGTGAGAGTGAAATAAAAAATAGGATTAAACAAGAAGATAGATCTCTAAAATTGCTATTGAAAGGTAAAAGCATTGAAGATATAGCTGCTTTGCCTATAATGACCGATCCTTATAAACTAGCAGCTATGTCCATATTACAGCCTGTTATGACTGCAACATGGACAACAAATTTTTCATTATTTGTTGAGATAATCTTAATTCAGCTTAATCTGTGTGTTAAATATAATAACCCTCCTCAAGCTGCTGTTACTTATGCTTGTTATGGAATGCTTCTTTGTGCAGTAATAGGGGATATTGATGGTGGATATCAGTTTGGAAAACTATCTACCACACTTTTGGAGAAATACAACATTCCTAAAGTAGAACCTTTAGTTATATATTTGTATTACGCATTCATATGGCATTGCAAAGAATGTATTAATGACAATCTGGCACTAGAAGAAATACTAAATAGTTTACAAAAAGGAATAGATACCGGCAATAATGAGTATGTTTGTTATCTATCTCTAACCTATTGCTTTATCAAGTTTTTTGGAGGGTGTGATTTGAAACAAGTTGAAGAGGATTATAGAAAATACACCAAATTAATCAAAAAACTAAATCAAGAATATTCGATAAATTTAATGGAAATATGCAGAAATATTATCGCAAATTTAAGACAAAGTAACCAAGATAAATATCTATTGATCGGAAACTCTCAAGATGAAGAAAATAGACATTTAGAAAAATATATTAATCAAAATAATCAATGGTTGTTATTTGTTTACTATTTTGGAAAAACTCTGGTTTTTTATATTCTAAAAGATTCTCTTAATGCTTTTAAGAATAGTCAATATGCAGGAAAATATGTTATGGCAATCAGCGGAGCAGTATCATTCAATGTACAACACATTTTTTATTCTTCTCTTGCTTATCTTGCCCATTACAATAATTTTGATATTGAGCAGCGAAAAGAATTACTAGAACAAGTAGAAAATAATCAGGAAAGTATGAAAATATGGGCTGAAAATTGTGCTGAAAATTTTCAACATAAATACGATTTAGTTGAAGCAGAAAAAGCAAGAATCTTAGGTCAAAACTGGAAAGCTCAAGAATTCTATGAAAAAGCAATTCAAGGAGCCAAGAAATATGAATTTATCCACGAAGAAGCCTTAGCCTACGAACGTGCTTCGGAATTTTATTTTTCTCTAGGTCGAGAAGAAATTGGTAAATTGTATCTCAGAAATGCTTATCATTGTTATCTCCATTGGGGAGCAAAAGCCAAAGTCAAACAACTAGAAGAAGAATATCCCCAATATTTATTAGGTATCTCCAACCAAAATAAATCCAACAGACCAAGCACAAATATCTCTACTACTGGAACTGAGGGAGAAATACTTGATCTTGCAACAATTCTCAAAGCCTCCCAAGCCATATCAAGCGAAGTAAATCTCGAAAATCTACTGCAAAAATTGATAAAAATTGTGATTGAAAATGCAGGAGCGCAAAAAGGTTATCTGCTTTTAAAACAGGAAAATAATTGGGTTATCGAAGCCCAAGGAATAGCCAATAACGACGAAATTAGTCTCCTACAATCTATTCGCATAGACTCAGTAAATACTGATAACAACACCCCCATTTTACCTACTACTATTATCCACTATGTCGCCCGTACCCAAGAATCTCTCGTTTTAAATAATGCTGTTTCAGAAGAACAATTTATTAACGATCGCTATATTATCGCCAACCAAACAAAATCCATTCTCTGTACTCCCTTAATCAATCAAGGAAACCTAAGCGGTATTGTTTATCTCGAAAATAACTTAACTACAGATGCTTTTACTCCTAAACGAATCGAAATTTTAAATATTCTTTCTGCTCAAGCCGCTATTTCCATTGATAATTCAAGACTCTATCAAACTTTAGAAAAGAAAGTAGAAGAAAGGACTAAAGAATTGTCCCAAACCATAGAAATTCTCAAAGCTACCCAAGTCGAACTCCGTTTTGAAAATGATTTGCTCAAAAGCGAAGAATCTTTTTCAACTTTTGATTATCAAGTGGGCGGAAGCTTACCGATGGATACCCCTACCTACGTCGTGCGAGCAGGCGATCGCTATCTCTATAAAGCCTTAAAACGGGGAGAATTCTGCTACGTTCTTAATCCCCGACAGGTGGGCAAATCTAGCTTGATGGTGCGGATGATTAATTTTCTACAGTGCGAAGGATATTGCTGTGCGCCCATTGATATGACCCGTATCGGCAGTGAAAATGTGACTCCAGAGCAATGGTATAAAGGATTTGCCTTTGAGTTATTACGACGCTTTGATTTACGCAGCAAGATTAATTTTAAAACCTGGTGGCGAGAACGAGGCGATATTTCTCCTGTGCAAAAATTAAGTCAATTGATCGAAGAAGTCCTATTAATGGAAGCGGGTAGAGAAAACGGAGTTCCCTCAAAACCCTTGGTTATTTTTATTGATGAAATTGATAGCGTTCTAGGTTTAAAATTCTCAGTTCATGACTTTTTTGCCTTCATTCGTTCCTGTTACAATCAACGCAGTATTAATCCCGCTTATGAGCGTTTGACCTTTGCCCTTTTTGGTGTGACGACTCCTGGGGATTTAATGACCGATATTCAGATAACGCCTTTTAATATTGGTCAAGCTATTCATCTAGAAGGCTTTAAAGAACATGAAGCTCAACCTCTATTGCAA
This window encodes:
- a CDS encoding TOMM precursor leader peptide-binding protein, encoding MLSRPHFKSCYSVSTIAPDQVLLLSERGSVCLSDRFLYLVASLVDGDRTTDEIIDKIQWQLLPTIQDSATLFQEVLNISLKIQAALFQLEREGYIVENEDILPDNLLIFCEHLNIQPKLANDRLNTTKIAIKSFNCSGQEQLINNLKSLNIQLVKETDSPDLIIVLIDDYLNPNLKEFNQQTIQSQTSWLLVKPVGTIFWMGPFFKAHETACWQCLAHRLQDNRPMASFIQRQNQDLFAPISPQNILPSSLQTALGMVATEVFKWIIQGKNSRLNQTLMTYDTLTFQSQEHFVIKRPQCPSCGQISYELRQRPLPVVLGHRPKTFTTDGGHRTCSPQETLRKYQHLISPITGVVRELTKIRLNPLNHTYIAKHHFVTVFDDLENLRKNLGGRSSGKGRTDIQAKASGFCEAIERYSGVFQGNEIRIKNSYEKMGDRAIDPNHCMNFSQQQYDSRIEWNTNCHGWFQKVPEPFDQEREIDWTPVWSLTAGDFKYLPTSYCYYGYPQGNYLDCWADSNGCAAGNTIEEAILQGFMELVERDSVALWWYNRLSKPQVNLDSFDDAYVQNLREYYQKLGRELWVLDITTDLNIPSFAAISAKKDNSVEDIILGYGTHFDVNIALSRALTELNQILPSVLAANPDGTTNYPQYVDPLALTWWKEAKLSEHFYLMPNSHLKAKNYTDYAQFFSNDLLDDVKLCQKIVEEKKMEMLVLDQTRPDIGLRVAKVIVPGMRHLWKRLGSGRLYDVPKTMGWLSESLTENQLNPFAMWM
- a CDS encoding amidohydrolase family protein; protein product: MINGYKIIDADAHVIEPTDMWVKYLEPEFREFAPSADMKIKGELISQKISQQVQEEGNRLMREAHPHAYFNRYNPESHVQSMAQMGIDIAFIYPNYGLWLFAIDSLRAEVIGAFTRAYNTWLYEEFCSYDPHRLRGVGAINLHDPEDMIKELHRIANFGWTAVFLRPNPVKGRILSDPAYEPFWTECEALDIGVGLHEGHWSRLPTTGADRFHTRFALHACSHPMEQMMALLALIEGGVLEGHPRLKVGFLESGCGWLPYWLWRLDEEYKTLQWEVDNNVKLIPSEYFRRQCYIAIEPSEPYLSQVIDYIGSDNLIFGSDYPHMDHKPDIVSQVVKLEKDLSKETVQKILWQNPARFYRVV
- a CDS encoding AAA family ATPase, whose protein sequence is MLTNYQIIEKIYESANSLVYRATLKPDNQFIILKILKENYPTASELTRYKQEYEITRSLNADSIVKAYNLQRYENSLAIILEDFGGQSLKLLLSQSQLSLENFLTIAIKTTESLEAIHTANIIHKDINPSNIVYNPQTEQLKIIDFGIATRLYQEFPTVCSPNQLEGTLAYIAPEQTGRMNRGIDYRSDFYSLGVTFYELLSNKLPFETTDLMELVHCHIAQQPLPIHELIPDIPLAVSNIVRKLLAKTPEERYQSAWGIKADLETCLNQLKTLGQISQFPLGSQDIAQKFHIPQKLYGREQEVTQLLTTFEKVSQGTTGMILISGYSGIGKSALVNEIYKPITEKRGYFIRGKFDQLKRDIPYFAIYQAFQYLINKLLSESEITLQTWRKKILEALDNNGQIIIDVIPEVGKIIGQQSPVEQLGGTESQNRFNLFFKRFLGVFCKKEHPLVIFLDDLQWADLSSLNLIEQLMSNPDNQYFLMIGAYRNNEVSPTHPLMHTLEKINQAQVLINEVNLYPLKIQDINQLIADTLSCSTEVSKPLAELIAAKTGGNPFFLTQFLYFLYQENLLVFDHYQSFLNSEYNQPGYWRWNIKQIKSVSITDNVVELMVSKIEKLDLKTQQILKLAACIGNHFDLEILSIVNDKSQIVTARDLQHSINEGLIIPLNNNYKVPLLWDLVDTSHNSQVSSKLDSTYIPYKFLHDRIQQAAYSLIPEKEKKQVHLQIGRLFLKNIKENELQNNIFDIVNHLNKGSALISEQIEKDELAKLNLQAGKKAKTSTAYESALIYFETGSGLLTENSWDYQYKLTLELQVETLEVLYLNIKWERIEELSAIILQKANNILDQVKVYELAILSYYALFQPEKAIDTAVKALEKLGIKIPKKLVSESEIKNRIKQEDRSLKLLLKGKSIEDIAALPIMTDPYKLAAMSILQPVMTATWTTNFSLFVEIILIQLNLCVKYNNPPQAAVTYACYGMLLCAVIGDIDGGYQFGKLSTTLLEKYNIPKVEPLVIYLYYAFIWHCKECINDNLALEEILNSLQKGIDTGNNEYVCYLSLTYCFIKFFGGCDLKQVEEDYRKYTKLIKKLNQEYSINLMEICRNIIANLRQSNQDKYLLIGNSQDEENRHLEKYINQNNQWLLFVYYFGKTLVFYILKDSLNAFKNSQYAGKYVMAISGAVSFNVQHIFYSSLAYLAHYNNFDIEQRKELLEQVENNQESMKIWAENCAENFQHKYDLVEAEKARILGQNWKAQEFYEKAIQGAKKYEFIHEEALAYERASEFYFSLGREEIGKLYLRNAYHCYLHWGAKAKVKQLEEEYPQYLLGISNQNKSNRPSTNISTTGTEGEILDLATILKASQAISSEVNLENLLQKLIKIVIENAGAQKGYLLLKQENNWVIEAQGIANNDEISLLQSIRIDSVNTDNNTPILPTTIIHYVARTQESLVLNNAVSEEQFINDRYIIANQTKSILCTPLINQGNLSGIVYLENNLTTDAFTPKRIEILNILSAQAAISIDNSRLYQTLEKKVEERTKELSQTIEILKATQVELRFENDLLKSEESFSTFDYQVGGSLPMDTPTYVVRAGDRYLYKALKRGEFCYVLNPRQVGKSSLMVRMINFLQCEGYCCAPIDMTRIGSENVTPEQWYKGFAFELLRRFDLRSKINFKTWWRERGDISPVQKLSQLIEEVLLMEAGRENGVPSKPLVIFIDEIDSVLGLKFSVHDFFAFIRSCYNQRSINPAYERLTFALFGVTTPGDLMTDIQITPFNIGQAIHLEGFKEHEAQPLLQGLAEKVSNPQTLLKEVLNWTNGQPFLTQKICKLIRDSSAPIPVNDQATWLQNFIQIHVIQNWEFQDEPEHLRTIRDRMFKSKQSAQLLELYRRVLEREEIAMTDSSVERELLLSGLVIKEPNFLKVNNRIYRLIFNHSWLTGSR